The genomic window ATTTATCTCAAGGTGGATCGCCGCCGGGCGATGGAATTGGGCATTACCCCTGCGGTTTTGGCCAGCACGATTCGTGCCGCCTCTTTGGGGGATATGGTTACCCAGATGCGCCTTGACAATACCAATGTGGATATTCGCGTGCGCCTCAAGGATTTGGAACGCTATGCCTATGAGCGTCTGCGTTCGCTGCCAGTGCAGAGCAGTACGGGGGCTCAGATTCCGCTGGCAGCCCTGGCCGATATTCAGTTTGAAATTGGCCCCACGAATATTAACCGCTATGACCGTGAACGCCAGGTGATGGTCTATGCCAATGCCACGCCAGGGGCTTCGCTCAGTGAAATTATCGGCCCTGTGACCGAAGAACTCAAGAAAATGAAACTGCCGCCTGGGGTCAATTACAAGTTTCAAGGCCAAGCCGAACGGATGAAGGATTCTTTCAAGAATATGGGCCAGGCCATGATTTTAGCCGTGATCTTTATTTACCTGATTCTGGCCTCGCAGTTTGAGCATTTTCTGCATCCGCTGACGATCATGGTGGCCTTGCCGCTTTCCTTTGCTGGGGCCTTTATGGGCCTGTTTCTGGCCAATCAGGAATTGGGGCTGATGACCCTGATCGGGATTGTCATGTTGCTGGGTCTGGTGGTGAAGAACTCGATTCTTTTGGTGGATTACAGCATTACCCTGATCAAAGAGGGTTTGCCCCGCAACAATGCCTTGCTGGTGGCGGGGCCGGTGCGACTGCGCCCGATTCTGATGACCACCATTGCGATGATTGCGGGCATGTTGCCCGTGGCCATGAAACTTACAGCGGGATCAGAAACACGTGCGCCGATGGCTGTGGCGGTGATTGGGGGCTTGATTACCTCTACGCTTTTGACCCTTTTGGTCGTGCCTGTGGTCTTTACGCTGATGGACGATTTTGTCCGTTTTCTTGGGAAGTTTACGGGCTTTCATGTGAACCATGAACACCCCTTGAAAGAGGCTGAAGAAGGCGCTCTGGAAGCGCTTCAGGCGGCTGAGGCTTTGCCTGAAAATTTGACCTAAGCAAGAAGAATTTTAGCATGTAAGCCATATGTTGTACATGACGTAAATATTAGAAATGGGCTATAGCTTAAGAGTATGATACTTGTAGATCAAGGACAAGGAGCATCTCTTATGAGCGAAGATTCTAAAAAACGAAATATTGCGGTTTTGGGGACTTTCGGCAGTGGTAAAACCACCCTGCTGGAGTCCCTTTTGCATTATTTAGGCGCTATTTCTCAAAAAGGAACGATTGAAGCGGGAACAACAGTTTCAGATTATGATGCTGATGAAATTCGTCGGCATATGTCGTTGGGCAGCAGCCTCTGTCAGGTTCGCACCGAAGATGGCTGGCTGTTTAATTTTATCGACACCCCTGGCTTTCAGGATTTTCTGCATGAAAGTTTAGACAGCTTAAACGTGGTCGAGGGTGTAATTTTGGTTTTGGATCCCCTCAAAGGCTTGGATATTACCACCCAGAAACTGATGGCTGCCATTCGTGAACGCCACTTGCCCTGCATGCTCTTTGTGAATAAATTGGATCATGATCAGGCAGATTTTGAAAGTTTTGCCGCCCAGCTTGAAGAAACCCCTGATTTCCAGAACCTCTATCACCTGACCCTGCCAATTGGGCACGGCCATGATTTGAGTGGTGCGGTTGAGGTGCTGGAAGAAGAAGCCTGGGTCACAGATGAATCCCGTGAAGGCCATTCTGAACAGATTCCGTCTGATCTGGACGCTGCCCATGGTTTAGAAACCCTGGTCGAAGAAGTGTCTGAAGAAGATGCCCATTTACTTGATACTTATCTTGAAACCGGCCATTTGCCGGTGGATGAAGTTCGCCATGTAATCCATGACAGTTTCAAAGCAGGGCACCGTCATCTGCTGCTTTCGGGCTCTGGTAAAACAGGGGCGGGTCTGCACAGTCTGGTCAGTGCCTTGAAATATCTGGCGATTCACCCCGAAGAACGTGGTTCTGTGGTTTGCCAAGAGGTTGAAAACCCCGAAAAAACCTGGGAAGTAGATTTGAACCAGGAAAAACTCTTCAGTGCCTATGTGTTTAAAACGGTGACGGATCCCTATTTGGGCAAGATTTCGTTTTTCCGGGTCTTTTCAGGCGTACTTCAAAACGGTCAGAATGTCTTGAATGCCAATGGTCACAATGAACGCATGGGCAAGTTGATGCGCATGCAGGGCAAAACGACAGAAGCTGTAGAAGAATTGGTGGCCGGAGATATTGGCGCGGTGGCCAAACTGGCACATACCCAAACCGGAGATACCCTGCTGGCCACTCAGCTCGCGGGACAGGCCTTTGTACTGTATCCGCTGAAAAAACCAGAGCCCATTTATTCTGTGGCCATTTCTCCCAAACACCGTCAGGATGAAAAC from bacterium (Candidatus Blackallbacteria) CG13_big_fil_rev_8_21_14_2_50_49_14 includes these protein-coding regions:
- a CDS encoding elongation factor G, which produces MILVDQGQGASLMSEDSKKRNIAVLGTFGSGKTTLLESLLHYLGAISQKGTIEAGTTVSDYDADEIRRHMSLGSSLCQVRTEDGWLFNFIDTPGFQDFLHESLDSLNVVEGVILVLDPLKGLDITTQKLMAAIRERHLPCMLFVNKLDHDQADFESFAAQLEETPDFQNLYHLTLPIGHGHDLSGAVEVLEEEAWVTDESREGHSEQIPSDLDAAHGLETLVEEVSEEDAHLLDTYLETGHLPVDEVRHVIHDSFKAGHRHLLLSGSGKTGAGLHSLVSALKYLAIHPEERGSVVCQEVENPEKTWEVDLNQEKLFSAYVFKTVTDPYLGKISFFRVFSGVLQNGQNVLNANGHNERMGKLMRMQGKTTEAVEELVAGDIGAVAKLAHTQTGDTLLATQLAGQAFVLYPLKKPEPIYSVAISPKHRQDENKLANGLHKLKEEDPYFTLSVDPATHQSVLGGVGQAHVELLIERLASRFHVEVELSEPRIPYRETITCMAEAQGKHKKQTGGHGQYGDVWLRLEPLPRGAGFVFETQIVGGVVPRNYWSAVEKGVQEIMQEGILARQPITDLKVTLYDGSSHNVDSSDLAFQLAAKLAFRNAYENAQPILLEPIMQLEITVAEDQTGAILSDLGSRRGHPLGMELQRGVQVIQAELPMAEVLHYPPVLTSLTHGQGSFSARFSHYAEMHELQKRELIAQVRELVSQS